In Massilia forsythiae, one DNA window encodes the following:
- a CDS encoding PRC-barrel domain-containing protein produces MSYEERDDYGMYKNKHGKGPGPELMGSTTLVGDHVHNLQDEHLGVIKEFMIDMRTGTIAYAVMSSSRFLGLGEKLFAVPWQALTLDPEHKRFTMDIPKERIAAAPGFDTDHWPDMADQQWSGEVHDYFGTRAA; encoded by the coding sequence ATGTCTTACGAGGAACGCGACGATTACGGTATGTACAAGAACAAGCACGGCAAGGGGCCGGGCCCGGAACTGATGGGCAGCACCACCCTGGTCGGCGACCACGTCCACAACCTGCAGGACGAGCACCTTGGCGTGATCAAGGAATTCATGATCGACATGCGCACCGGCACCATCGCCTACGCCGTGATGTCGTCCAGCCGCTTCCTCGGCCTGGGAGAAAAGCTGTTCGCGGTGCCGTGGCAGGCGCTGACGCTCGACCCCGAGCACAAGCGCTTCACCATGGACATCCCGAAGGAACGCATCGCCGCCGCGCCGGGCTTCGATACCGACCACTGGCCGGACATGGCCGACCAGCAGTGGTCGGGCGAGGTGCACGATTATTTCGGGACCAGGGCGGCGTGA
- a CDS encoding M48 family metallopeptidase: MDQQSIEASYFDGRSARLQPARLRVRGDALAVATADGERSYPLAQLKLAEPFAAAAAVLRFGDGAGCEVPAGAGRERLLAALGYRKSWVVRWQERWPAALLSLVLLGALLAAAWLRGIPFVAGRIAARLPVSVDVSLGKAALAGLEAQRIVAPSRLSDERIAEVQALLAPLAPAQPRMPLRLLVRASDRLGANALALPDGTIIVTDRLVRLVQTRDNQFDATSREQLSAVLAHEIGHVERRHAARAMSGSSLTAALSATLFGDFSAVAAGLPTILSHMEYSRGMESEADDYAVAVLHRNGIPVQSFIDVLAELGAQQADDDKLPRWMHVSMGYLSTHPKTSERIARLREASGRLDDEGQESRNGGDGR; encoded by the coding sequence ATGGATCAGCAGTCGATCGAGGCCAGCTATTTCGACGGGCGCAGCGCGCGCCTGCAGCCGGCGCGGCTGCGCGTGCGCGGCGATGCCCTGGCCGTCGCCACGGCGGATGGCGAACGCAGCTATCCGCTGGCGCAATTGAAGCTGGCCGAACCGTTCGCCGCCGCCGCGGCCGTGCTGCGCTTCGGCGACGGCGCCGGCTGCGAAGTGCCGGCCGGCGCCGGCCGCGAGCGCCTGCTGGCCGCGCTCGGCTACCGCAAGAGCTGGGTGGTGCGCTGGCAGGAACGCTGGCCGGCGGCGCTGCTGTCGCTGGTGCTGCTGGGCGCGCTGCTGGCGGCCGCCTGGCTGCGCGGCATCCCGTTCGTGGCCGGGCGCATCGCCGCGCGCCTGCCGGTCTCGGTCGACGTTTCGCTCGGCAAGGCGGCGCTGGCCGGCCTGGAAGCGCAGCGCATCGTGGCGCCGTCGCGCCTGAGCGACGAGCGCATCGCCGAAGTGCAGGCGCTGCTGGCGCCGCTGGCGCCGGCGCAGCCGCGCATGCCGCTGCGCCTGCTGGTGCGTGCGTCGGACCGGCTGGGCGCCAACGCACTGGCCCTGCCGGACGGCACCATCATCGTCACCGACCGCCTGGTACGCCTGGTGCAGACCAGGGACAACCAATTCGACGCTACCTCGCGCGAACAGCTGAGCGCGGTGCTGGCGCACGAGATCGGCCACGTCGAGCGGCGCCACGCGGCGCGCGCCATGAGCGGCTCCTCGCTCACCGCCGCCCTGTCGGCCACGCTGTTCGGCGACTTCAGCGCGGTGGCCGCCGGCCTGCCGACGATCCTGTCGCACATGGAGTACTCGCGCGGCATGGAAAGCGAGGCCGACGATTACGCGGTCGCCGTCCTGCACCGCAACGGCATTCCGGTCCAGTCCTTCATCGACGTGCTGGCCGAACTCGGCGCGCAGCAGGCCGACGACGACAAGCTGCCGCGCTGGATGCATGTGTCGATGGGCTACCTGTCGACCCACCCCAAGACCTCGGAACGGATCGCGCGCCTGCGCGAAGCGTCCGGGCGCCTGGACGACGAGGGACAGGAAAGCCGGAACGGCGGCGACGGACGTTGA